The Candidatus Methylomirabilota bacterium genome contains a region encoding:
- a CDS encoding cupin domain-containing protein, which yields MGKVVTFADLSYRESSPGVRRAPITGAEMKEMAAEVIRLGPGASLTESVPAGADRYLFTLSAGVTVTGHGASHTMAEEAFATIQEGTRYTVGNPYGAEATLIGVLAPPPGSPAGRAGFAGGLTTAARATTPAHDVPAEKKRRIYFVGREAVRSERAHAMVVEYVRDTVTGLHMHPNAESMFVLLSGKTRFTVNGQDVVVGRGQATVFPMGDRHGLRVAEGDGVSFLEFHIPAAYTTVRG from the coding sequence ATGGGTAAGGTCGTCACGTTCGCAGATCTGTCGTATCGCGAGAGCAGCCCCGGGGTGCGGCGCGCTCCCATCACCGGCGCCGAGATGAAGGAGATGGCAGCGGAGGTGATCCGCCTGGGGCCGGGAGCTAGTCTGACCGAATCCGTGCCGGCCGGCGCCGACCGCTATCTGTTCACGCTGTCCGCCGGCGTGACGGTCACCGGCCACGGCGCCTCGCACACCATGGCCGAGGAGGCGTTCGCCACGATCCAGGAGGGCACCCGGTACACGGTCGGCAATCCGTACGGGGCCGAAGCCACGCTGATCGGTGTGCTCGCGCCACCGCCGGGCAGCCCGGCCGGGCGCGCCGGATTCGCAGGCGGCCTCACGACCGCGGCCCGGGCGACGACCCCTGCCCACGACGTACCCGCCGAGAAGAAACGCCGCATCTATTTCGTCGGCCGGGAGGCCGTACGCTCGGAGCGCGCCCACGCCATGGTCGTGGAGTACGTGCGCGACACGGTGACCGGGCTGCACATGCATCCCAACGCCGAGAGCATGTTCGTCCTGCTCTCGGGCAAGACGCGCTTCACCGTCAACGGCCAGGACGTCGTCGTCGGCCGCGGCCAGGCCACCGTCTTTCCCATGGGGGACCGGCACGGGCTGCGGGTCGCCGAGGGCGACGGCGTCAGCTTCCTGGAGTTCCACATCCCGGCCGCCTACACGACCGTCCGGGGCTGA
- a CDS encoding hydantoinase B/oxoprolinase family protein, translating into MDAIDPVTLVVVQNGLQQVASEMDLTFERAAFSPVISEAFDRSDGIYDRDTGDVIAQGELGLPIFVGVMQFTTRAVIERARDVVPGDVFLVNDPYCGGTHLMDVKMVKPFFYRGRHWAWLANTGHWPDTGGAVPGGFSTRATEVQQEGLRLPPVKLFRAGVLDDDILQIVLANIRVPEERIGDIKAQVAGLNVGERRLTALLDRYGADTVAACIKELRRRSEQMMRTHIAKIPDGVYAGEAFVDSDGVDPDPLAIRLTVRKEGTDLHFDFSESSPACRGPLNSVIATTKAAVYLAIKHIFPDVPINAGCFEPLKIADPHGTFLYARYPRPVSGCAAEVSSRIAESVFTALARAIPDDLFAAPAGTSGNLTLGGYDPLKERHYIMYVFSGGGYGGSAGDDGLTNGCSTIGISKTQPVEVLEQHYPILFERYALRERSGGAGRTRGGFGVDYTVRLRRGEALLSFLMDHGRFGPPGLFGGADGARNEVVVERQGTSYRSPHWSKDEDIRVVAGDAVHVRTPGGGGYGDPRTRDAELVRRDVVRGYVTVEDAARDYGVILTGEPLAVDGAATARLRRNDRRTHG; encoded by the coding sequence ATGGATGCCATCGACCCGGTCACCCTCGTCGTCGTCCAGAACGGGCTGCAGCAGGTGGCCAGCGAGATGGATCTCACCTTCGAGCGGGCCGCCTTCTCGCCGGTCATCTCCGAGGCTTTCGACCGGTCCGACGGCATCTACGACCGGGACACCGGGGACGTCATCGCCCAGGGCGAGCTGGGGCTGCCGATCTTCGTCGGGGTCATGCAGTTCACCACCCGGGCCGTCATCGAGCGGGCCCGCGACGTCGTCCCCGGCGACGTGTTCCTGGTCAACGATCCGTACTGCGGCGGCACCCACCTCATGGACGTCAAGATGGTGAAGCCGTTCTTCTACCGGGGACGTCACTGGGCCTGGCTGGCCAACACCGGCCACTGGCCGGACACCGGCGGCGCCGTCCCCGGCGGCTTCTCGACGCGGGCCACCGAGGTGCAGCAGGAAGGGTTGCGCCTGCCGCCGGTCAAGCTCTTCCGCGCGGGCGTCCTGGACGACGATATCTTGCAGATCGTGCTGGCCAACATCCGCGTGCCCGAGGAGCGCATCGGCGACATCAAGGCCCAGGTGGCCGGGCTCAATGTCGGCGAGCGGCGGCTCACCGCGCTGCTCGACCGCTACGGCGCCGACACCGTCGCCGCCTGCATCAAGGAGCTGCGCCGGCGCTCCGAGCAGATGATGCGGACCCACATCGCCAAGATCCCCGACGGCGTCTACGCCGGCGAGGCCTTCGTGGACTCGGACGGAGTCGATCCCGATCCGCTGGCCATCCGTCTCACCGTCCGCAAGGAAGGCACCGATCTGCACTTCGACTTCTCGGAGTCGAGCCCTGCCTGCCGCGGTCCCCTCAACAGCGTCATCGCCACCACGAAGGCGGCGGTGTACCTGGCCATCAAGCACATCTTCCCGGACGTGCCCATCAACGCCGGCTGCTTCGAGCCGCTCAAGATCGCCGACCCGCACGGCACCTTCCTCTACGCCCGCTACCCGCGGCCCGTCTCGGGCTGCGCCGCCGAGGTCAGCTCCCGCATCGCCGAGAGCGTCTTCACCGCGCTGGCCCGGGCGATCCCCGACGACCTCTTCGCGGCGCCGGCCGGCACCAGCGGCAACCTCACGCTGGGCGGCTACGATCCGCTGAAAGAGCGGCACTACATCATGTACGTGTTCTCGGGTGGCGGCTACGGGGGCAGCGCCGGGGACGACGGCCTCACCAACGGCTGCTCCACCATCGGCATCTCCAAGACCCAGCCGGTCGAGGTGCTGGAGCAGCACTACCCGATCCTCTTCGAGCGGTACGCGCTGCGGGAGCGCTCGGGCGGCGCCGGCCGGACCCGCGGAGGCTTCGGCGTCGATTACACGGTGCGCCTCAGACGGGGTGAGGCGCTGCTGTCGTTCCTCATGGATCACGGGCGCTTCGGCCCGCCCGGGCTCTTCGGCGGCGCGGACGGCGCCCGCAACGAGGTCGTGGTCGAGCGCCAGGGCACGTCCTACCGCTCCCCGCACTGGTCCAAGGACGAGGACATCCGCGTGGTCGCCGGCGACGCCGTCCACGTCCGCACGCCCGGCGGTGGCGGCTACGGCGACCCGCGCACCCGCGACGCCGAGCTCGTCCGGCGCGACGTGGTGCGCGGCTACGTCACCGTCGAGGACGCCGCGCGCGACTACGGCGTGATCCTCACCGGCGAGCCTCTGGCGGTGGACGGCGCGGCGACCGCACGCCTGCGCAGGAACGACAGGAGGACACATGGGTAA